In the genome of Phlebotomus papatasi isolate M1 chromosome 2, Ppap_2.1, whole genome shotgun sequence, one region contains:
- the LOC129801756 gene encoding polypeptide N-acetylgalactosaminyltransferase 1 produces the protein MRIRGSPFGRSLYQKLLLLTVIAISFIFYFKFIKFSSEHLNANPESNLVDVSDLDSLNPLEKLIRADLLKQERGLGDRGKSVALVGASKTKGDEDVKRIALNEELSEHLSYNRTVPDARNPQCRNIHYDLNDLPTASVIIIFYNEPYSVLVRTVHSVLNTGDTRILKEVILVDDASVNVELKDKLDYYIETRFPKNVRLIRLKSRLGLIRARLAGARAARGDVLLFLDAHCECVEKWLEPLLARIKESRTSVLVPIIDVIDAKDFHYSSNGYSTFQVGGFSWSGHFDWIDISARERDRQARECPEKNVDVCPTYSPTMAGGLFAINREYFWEIGSYDEQMDGWGGENLEISFRVWQCGGTIETIPCSRVGHIFRDFHPYSFPDNRDTHGINTVRMALVWMDEYINLFFMNRPDLKNNPEVGDVTHRKILRDKMRCKSFDWYLKNVFPEKFIPTRGVQAYGRVKSLSSNMCLDDLQQDREMPFNVGIYGCHGPHVAHSQFFSLTRDGVLRIEEACASVQESKSSKMFVIMSSCNKYNSVNDRWELTAGKQLRYVKLNLCLDLRDLKEMDYVYVTECESDSESQLWDITH, from the exons ATGCGAATACGTGGTTCACCTTTTGGAcgatcactatatcaaaaattgCTCCTTCTCACCGTCATCGCTATAAGCTTCATATTCTActttaaattcataaaattcagTTCAGAGCACCTCAATGCCAATCCAGAAAGCAATCTTGTGGACGTTAGCGATTTGGATAGCCTAAATCCTCTAGAGAAGCTTATACGGGCAGATCTATTGAAGCAGGAACGTGGATTGGGGGATCGTGGGAAATCTGTGGCATTAGTGGGTGCATCAAAAACGAAGGGTGATGAAGATGTCAAGAGAATAGCTCTCAATGAGGAACTCAGTGAACATTTGAGCTACAACAGAACAGTGCCTGATGCCAGAAATCCTCAATGTAGAAACATCCACTATGATCTCAACGATTTGCCCACTGCaagtgttattattattttctacaATGAACCTTATTCGGTTCTAGTGAGAACAGTACACAGCGTCCTCAATACGGGTGACACAAGAATTCTTAAGGAAGTCATCCTAGTAGACGATGCAAGTGTGAATGTAGAACTCAAGGACAAGCTCGATTACTACATTGAGACACGTTTTCCCAAAAATGTTCGGCTTATCCGATTGAAAAGCAG GTTAGGTCTTATTCGTGCCAGATTAGCAGGGGCACGAGCTGCACGTGGTGATGTCCTCTTATTTCTGGATGCCCACTGTGAATGTGTAGAGAAGTGGCTAGAACCCCTTCTGGCCCGTATAAAAGAATCACGAACTAGTGTTCTAGTACCGATAATAGATGTGATCGATGCAAAGGACTTTCACTATAGCAGCAATGGGTACAGTACCTTCCAGGTTGGAGGATTCTCCTGGAGTGGCCACTTTGACTGGATTGACATTTCGGCACGTGAGCGCGATCGTCAAGCACGGGAGTGTCCTGAGAAGAATGTTGATGTTTGCCCAACTTATAGTCCGACAATGGCTGGTGGATTATTTGCCATTAATCGTGAATACTTCTGGGAAATTGGCAGCTATGATGAGCAGATGGATGGCTGGGGTGGTGAAAATCTTGAGATTTCTTTCAGAGTATGGCAATGTGGGGGAACAATTGAAACGATCCCATGCTCACGTGTCGGACACATCTTCAGAGATTTTCATCCATACTC TTTCCCAGACAATAGAGACACTCATGGAATCAATACCGTTAGAATGGCACTAGTCTGGATGGATGAatacataaatttgtttttcatgAATCGGCCAGATCTTAAG aataaccCTGAGGTGGGCGATGTTACACATAGAAAAATCCTAAGAGATAAGATGAGATGCAAGAGCTTCGACTGGTACCTGAAAAATGTCTTCCCGGAAAAGTTTATACCAACGAGAGGAGTTCAGGCGTATGGACGTGTAAAGTCGCTATCATCTAATATGTGCCTCGATGATTTGCAGCAAGATCGCGAAATGCCTTTCAATGTTGGGATATACGGCTGTCATGGGCCCCATGTGGCTCATTCGCAGTTTTTCAGCCTGACTCGTGATGGTGTACTTCGCATAGAAGAAGCATGTGCTTCTGTCCAAGAAAG caaatctTCCAAGATGTTCGTAATTATGTCGAGCTGCAACAAGTACAATTCCGTGAATGATCGGTGGGAATTGACAGCTGGTAAACAACTTAGGTATGTTAAATTGAATCTCTGCCTTGATTTGCGGGATCTCAAGGAGATGGACTATGTTTACGTAACTGAATGTGAGTCTGACAGTGAATCACAACTCTGGGATATTACGCACTGA
- the LOC129801759 gene encoding dynactin subunit 6 → MTTHKSEVKIMPRAIVCEDTILRGDITISGGCVLHPSATIIAESGPIIIGENCIVEEYVTIAHRIPPEQQISGDRTPVLVIGANNVFEVGCHIEALKIGERNVFECHSSVSANVKISNGCVIGAGCHLTGAQELPENTVITGKNCLQREALEKQSSHTLQLDFLRKVLPNYHHIRKATFDPKKIRSQV, encoded by the exons ATGACTACTCATAAGTCTGA GGTGAAAATCATGCCACGGGCAATTGTTTGTGAGGATACAATTCTTCGGGGGGACATAACAATATCCGGTGGATGTGTTCTTCATCCAAGTGCCACAATAATCGCAGAATCCGGCCCTATAATTATTGGGGAGAACTGTATAGTGGAGGAGTATGTTACAATAGCACATCGTATACCTCCGGAACAGCAGATATCCGGTGATCGAACCCCCGTCTTGGTTATTGGGGCCAACAATGTCTTCGAGGTGGGATGTCACATTGAAGCCCTAAAGATTGGTGAGAGGAATGTTTTTGAGTGTCATTCTTCTGTATCAGCAAAtgtgaaaatctcaaatggatGCGTCATTGGGGCAGGATGTCACTTAACTGGTGCTCAGGAATTACCTGAAAATACTGTGATCACTGGAAAGAATTGTTTGCAGCGGGAAGCATTGGAAAAGCAGTCATCTCACACACTTCAGCTAGACTTCTTGCGAAAAGTACTGCCAAATTACCATCATATCCGGAAGGCAACTTTTGATCCCAAAAAAATTCGTTCACAAGTCTAA